Proteins co-encoded in one Plasmodium coatneyi strain Hackeri chromosome 7, complete sequence genomic window:
- a CDS encoding Dolichyl-diphosphooligosaccharide--protein glycosyltransferase 48 kDa subunit, whose protein sequence is MEKQRVILAILLLFLLISVQTFRCESIKLERVPSDRESVRGSIPNKIKKYEGSKLVLVSNLPDLSITHGEFFRILDGEEGHHVGKFVRLGSGGDTDALLPEDPAFYDGLVIILDVLDDQVVKSLTTKYVNSFREKKKNVFLSLNSVNGKSGMQFLAQLHIQVHGGGSYVKDPFGTASRKGVNMPKEGVNRGYAFYTGEIIRDTPIVVNPSVGDRRKRLLFQGTAHVMMGKTKHILEVVTCTQTCLLYDKNGNVVKKAKQGTDLSLVSSSQWDNNSRCVFSSSSEIFSDLFFHTNGENKKFAQEIVAWNFKKSGIVRYDKFKLYKEGGKMGHTAGDLLGGDLLGGDLSRGDRIGATPFFANDLIHLSIDLYELKSSCWVPLKRRDIQYELVKMEIHRRDFLNRYQNADCPTYYKNFHLPNEHGVYKIKIYFRRKGYNVLNLYFFLPVRSPLHYDKNKKVPFSFYPFYTYIYLSLFCFFFFILIILFDDSGGPSEDSAGQSHDKKEKMD, encoded by the coding sequence ATGGAGAAGCAAAGGGTGATCCTTGCCATTctgctccttttcctcctcattagCGTGCAAACATTCCGGTGTGAAAGTATCAAACTGGAAAGGGTCCCCTCTGATAGGGAATCCGTTAGGGGATCGATAccaaacaaaataaaaaaatatgagggGAGTAAACTCGTACTGGTGAGTAACCTACCAGATCTGTCGATTACACATGGGGAGTTTTTTCGCATTCTGGACGGGGAAGAGGGTCACCATGTAGGGAAGTTCGTTCGCCTCGGCAGTGGTGGTGACACTGATGCGCTGCTGCCGGAGGATCCTGCCTTCTACGACGGACTGGTGATCATCCTCGATGTCTTGGACGACCAAGTGGTCAAATCTCTAACCACCAAGTATGTGAACAGCTtcagagaaaagaagaaaaacgttTTTTTAAGTCTCAACAGTGTAAACGGGAAAAGCGGGATGCAGTTCTTAGCACAGCTGCATATTCAGGTGCATGGAGGTGGGTCCTACGTGAAGGACCCCTTTGGAACTGCATCACGAAAGGGGGTGAACATGCCTAAGGAAGGAGTCAACCGGGGGTACGCCTTCTACACAGGAGAAATAATACGAGACACGCCAATCGTTGTTAACCCTTCCGTGGGGGACAGAAGGAAACGTTTACTCTTCCAAGGAACAGCGCATGTCATGATGGGAAAAACAAAGCACATTCTCGAAGTCGTAACGTGCACACAGACATGTCTGCTGTACGACAAAAATGGCAACGTGgtgaaaaaggcaaaacaGGGAACGGACTTATCTTTAGTGTCTTCCAGCCAGTGGGACAATAACTCAAGATGTGTTTTCTCATCGTCAAGTGAGATTTTCTcggaccttttttttcacacaaatggagaaaataaaaaattcgcTCAGGAGATAGTTGCGtggaattttaaaaagagcgGCATCGTCCGGTACGATAAGTTTAAACTGTACAAGGAGGGAGGCAAAATGGGCCACACGGCGGGTGACCTATTAGGGGGTGACCTGCTAGGGGGTGACCTCTCACGGGGAGACCGCATAGGGGCCACTCCCTTTTTCGCGAATGACCTTATCCACCTATCGATCGACCTCTACGAACTGAAGAGCAGCTGCTGGGTCCCCCTCAAACGGAGGGACATTCAGTACGAACTcgtcaaaatggaaattcaCAGAAGAGATTTTTTAAACCGATACCAAAATGCGGACTGTCCAACTTACTACAAGAATTTCCATTTGCCAAACGAACATGGtgtgtataaaataaaaatatatttccgCAGAAAAGGATACAACGTTTtaaatttgtattttttcctccccgtTCGATCTCCTCTACATTAtgataaaaacaaaaaagtgcccttttccttttatccaTTTTATACGTACATTTATCtgtctcttttttgttttttttttttcattctgatCATTCTGTTTGACGATTCGGGGGGGCCCTCGGAGGATAGCGCTGGACAGAGCCAcgacaagaaggaaaaaatggactaG
- a CDS encoding Sugar transporter gives MLYLTTVISNACLAILNCGLCLSATNLARMMLLKDFKICPEGHIKCDKEKWYFATFYFTLYMSAFFGCLISLYFRSSNRRKGLMGVHYLYIIGSLLTIYSTPHIIIFLFSQAFFGLAIGGSVVTASCYILEYTPKDHQKFYGFYIQIFFALGLLISYIFGAMYANMRFANPRTTYWVLTVLYKLHLALPLIISVVSLLLFSFTFTMDTPLHLYESKKFKKFDKLKTRMNIQQFDEKEEYHKNEKTKEVSLLGKDLTIVNFFQNELLRKTSFVGMLLCFLYSLNGSFLFFNAIFLFFKAFSTTRANTFVSVGFVLVYFISSILCTRLIQIYQKKDLLITGLVVQAISAACLVGSYFLDFSTLVHKIMLIVAISAYFVGLSLGFGHMIWTHVFDLFPKECKVVGAFFSYYSLFLGAFFISVLLEFISTRYYSYLFIVCLISLSVSIVSFSKCYKDERVAIARHPSMED, from the coding sequence ATGTTGTACCTGACGACGGTGATCAGCAACGCCTGCCTGGCGATCCTGAACTGCGGGCTGTGCCTGTCGGCAACGAACCTCGCCAGAATGATGCTGCTGAAGGATTTCAAGATATGTCCAGAGGGGCACATCAAGTGCGACAAGGAGAAGTGGTACTTTGCAACGTTTTACTTTACGCTCTACATGAGCGCCTTCTTCGGGTGTCTCATTTCGCTATACTTTAGAAGTTCCAACAGAAGAAAGGGGCTCATGGGGGTGCACTACCTGTACATTATTGGAAGCTTACTGACAATATATAGTACCCCTcacataataatatttttattttctcaagCGTTTTTCGGACTAGCCATTGGAGGATCCGTGGTGACTGCATCTTGTTACATTTTAGAATACACCCCAAAAGATCACCAGAAATTTTACGGGTTCTACATTCAGATATTTTTCGCACTAGGTTTATTGATTAGCTACATCTTTGGAGCCATGTATGCGAACATGCGATTTGCAAACCCGAGGACGACCTACTGGGTGTTGACTGTGTTGTATAAACTGCACTTAGCACTCCCCTTAATCATCAGCGTGGTGTCCTTGCTTCTGTTCTCCTTCACATTTACTATGGACACACCCCTACATTTGTACGAATcgaagaaatttaaaaagtttgaTAAATTGAAAACCAGAATGAACATACAACAATTtgacgaaaaggaagaatatcacaaaaatgaaaaaacgaaggaagTCAGTTTACTAGGAAAGGATTTAACaattgtgaatttttttcaaaacgaaTTGTTACGCAAAACTTCCTTTGTAGGGATGTTGCTCTGTTTTTTGTACTCCCTCAATGGAtcctttctatttttcaatgcgatatttttatttttcaaggCCTTCTCCACTACCAGAGCTAATACTTTTGTCTCCGTTGGGTTTGTGTTGGTTTACTTTATTAGCTCCATCCTTTGCACAAGATTGATTCAGATATATCAGAAGAAGGATCTGCTAATTACTGGGTTGGTTGTACAAGCCATTTCTGCAGCGTGTCTAGTGGGTTCCTATTTCCTTGATTTTTCAACCCTTGTTCACAAGATCATGTTAATCGTTGCGATATCTGCTTATTTTGTTGGCTTGTCCTTAGGCTTTGGACATATGATTTGGACTCATGTGTTTGATTTATTTCCCAAGGAATGTAAAGTAGTGGgggcctttttttcctactacTCTCTCTTCCTTGGTGCATTCTTCATTTCTGTATTGCTCGAATTTATTAGTACCAGGTACTACTCCTACCTGTTTATCGTTTGTTTGATTTCCCTCTCCGTGTCCATCGTCTCCTTCAGCAAGTGCTACAAGGATGAGCGGGTCGCCATCGCCAGGCACCCCTCCATGGAGGACTAA
- a CDS encoding PDI-like protein, whose amino-acid sequence MACTNFNSPYQAEKRRTTENVENTKLESVSAAIDYREMDLILFPEGSLKNINNTVVSEKHLVGKSVALFFSNGSDPKCRAFLPFLQQYYKTINEAGASQKIEVIFVSTDPDRTSFEDHKKHMPWLYIDIADPLTDILKKHFRVMNPYEVPFYGSGPRSDVPCLIVIGSDGREAQLLHICSGRDEGEKGILRWDYRNNVYSLNKKESSF is encoded by the exons ATGGCCTGCACGAACTTCAACTCCCCGTACCAAGCGGAGAAAAGGAGAACCACGGAGAATGTTGAGAACACAAAGTTGGAGAGCGTGAGCGCAGCCATAGACTACCGGGAAATGG ATCTTATACTTTTTCCTGAAGGgtcattaaaaaatatcaacAACACCGTTGTCAGTGAGAAGCACTTAGTTGGGAAGTCAGTTGCTCTGTTTTTTTCGAACGGCAGTGACCCCAAGTGTAGggcattccttcctttcctgcAGCAG TACTACAAGACCATCAACGAAGCAGGGGCCAGCCAGAAAATTGAAGTAATCTTTGTGAGTACGGACCCGGATAGAACCTCCTTCGAAGACCACAAGAAGCACATGCCGTGGTTGTACATCGACATAGCTGACCCCTTAACAGACATTCTGAAGAAGCATTTCCGCGTGATGAACCCATACGAAGTCCCTTTCTATGGGTCTGGGCCAAGAAGTGATGTTCCCTGTTTAATCGTTATTGGTAGTGATGGACGGGAGGCACAACTCCTGCACATTTGCAGTGGAAGggacgaaggggaaaaaggcatTCTGAGATGGGACTACAGGAATAATGTGTACTCCTTGAATAAAAAGGAGTCTTCCTTTTGA